A stretch of Imperialibacter roseus DNA encodes these proteins:
- a CDS encoding DUF2490 domain-containing protein: MKKSFLLIAVSIFLFLPRNAKSQINEDKVGAWYMYFFNTTFKESPWGAQGDVQLRNWNLAGDMEQLLVRGGLTYKPESANIKFTLGYGNVTTGTYGSDKSTTGENRIYQEALFPVQLGNRFYTNHRFRFEQRFVEGHDFRTRYRYNLSINIPLNKSTLDENAVYLALYNELFVNGQRAIGDERTVEIFDRNRFYTAMGYVVKPGLNIQLGFMNQTTDNWRKGQLQLSLHHKI, encoded by the coding sequence ATGAAAAAGAGCTTCCTTCTAATAGCAGTGAGTATTTTTTTGTTCCTTCCACGGAATGCGAAGAGCCAAATTAATGAAGACAAAGTAGGTGCCTGGTACATGTACTTCTTCAACACCACCTTCAAGGAGAGCCCCTGGGGTGCGCAGGGTGATGTGCAGTTGCGCAACTGGAACCTTGCGGGTGACATGGAACAGCTGTTGGTGCGAGGAGGACTTACATATAAACCTGAAAGCGCCAACATTAAATTCACACTTGGCTACGGGAATGTGACTACCGGCACCTACGGATCGGATAAGTCGACCACAGGTGAGAACCGAATCTATCAGGAGGCTTTGTTTCCGGTTCAGCTGGGTAACCGTTTCTACACCAATCACCGATTTCGATTTGAGCAACGGTTCGTTGAGGGCCACGATTTCAGAACACGCTACCGCTACAACTTATCAATCAACATTCCTCTGAACAAGTCGACCCTGGATGAAAACGCCGTATACCTGGCGCTCTACAACGAGTTGTTCGTGAACGGCCAAAGAGCTATTGGGGACGAGCGTACGGTGGAAATTTTTGATCGCAACAGGTTCTACACCGCCATGGGCTACGTGGTAAAACCCGGGCTTAATATTCAGCTTGGCTTCATGAATCAGACCACAGACAACTGGCGCAAAGGCCAGCTGCAATTAAGTCTTCATCACAAAATCTGA
- a CDS encoding hybrid sensor histidine kinase/response regulator transcription factor yields the protein MLKHCLLILTLLFCGATRLPAQQPLFVNYQKFDPENGLPQSYVTGIVQDSIGFLWISTLDGLVRYDGSSFQTLRQLSSDTVGLSSNRIHRMLLDKNGQLVIKHVVGPVDYLNPKTFSIKRAIEPNAIYSADNMGTHWRNLEELMHDGNANWLHVSLNESFEIIDSTSNGLATYSKVLYEREKFDFYSFRITPSGMLYLLTPEGLKIYESPNALPETISLPLKVDLSASIRKRPTLFGKGDNDLLIGCKEGLLHFNNISKEFDLIQIEVAHLVNAFPTYLITEDRLGRPIFVFQRQVYRLEPNNQVSWLWKNPGSFDISALFVDRTNTLWIGMDADGLYKVNLELPGFTSYLYSDNFVTDVLEREVKVSKDHVASLGYDKVTPYYFRYYYLDSETLVFGVENSPNTPGIFKLNAGSITPFYHPKFLPDAFTLSPDNDLYLVDSVASIFHFKPVDQSLTKLKSNVPDSAHNIVVDLLADEKFLWVGTSIGGIYQIRNGEVVQHIKPNGKHSINTVRFDERNPDYLWIGTLGGGLLKWSKSQNKLLASYTTNNGLPNNTINCIVPDNLGNIWMSTNIGVSRFNPETERITNYTKADGLVETEFNRHHQMLLPDGRIAMGGTNGYSVFDPRTFVADTSNTQVILSALFINDQPVLAGNRSPFSAAMLDELILPYDSNTISFEFAPVQYNSPEKNRLRYQLVGFDQNWVEIGNERKFRFAQLPHGKYTLRVVSTNTSDIWSEHVKEVKVTILPPPWRTWWAYLSYALLALLIIRAIWQVYKNRLREKQEAEFNLREAARLREMDELKTRFFSNVTHEFRTPLTLILSPLEKQLADPGVSPSIKPLLDNNYRHARQLLNLVNQLLDISKIEGKQMPVSNSTGDLNQFVEACVGAFHAEALSKGIDLTFRTSATEGYFLFDSGKWENIIYNLLGNAIKFISPGKKNAKVMLTLGPASQQDFVELCIEDTGLGIAHDQLDHIFERFYQVDGSSTRQHEGTGIGLALVKELVDLLEGTIKVESQLGKGTTFTLVLPAQKISESAHQLPTNTSPVKKETTMADSGDREEPVSMPVLLVVEDNAELRSFIKEGLSSHGHILEASNGKSAWNLLINELPDIVISDVMMPQMNGFELCQLSKQDPRTAHINFILLTAKASQSAKIEGLESGADEYLTKPFNMQELELRVKNLLQEQSNLRKYLLDKVFPKSPESGVDHVDDVFVKQLQKSLDEKLDDTSLNVEALAETVSMSKSSLNRKLKAILNISTKDFIKQYRLKKATTLLLAGHPVSQVSYIVGFDTPSYFGQCFKEQFHLTPSEFVKAHNKPKIEIN from the coding sequence GTGCTAAAACATTGCCTGCTGATTCTGACGCTATTATTTTGCGGAGCAACACGACTACCTGCCCAGCAACCTCTTTTTGTTAACTATCAAAAGTTTGACCCTGAAAATGGTCTGCCTCAAAGCTATGTAACTGGTATTGTTCAGGACAGCATAGGCTTTTTGTGGATAAGTACCCTGGACGGACTCGTGCGATACGATGGCAGCAGTTTCCAAACGCTCAGGCAACTTTCGTCCGATACGGTGGGCTTATCCAGTAATCGCATCCACCGCATGCTGCTCGATAAAAATGGGCAGCTTGTGATAAAACATGTCGTAGGCCCCGTCGATTACCTCAATCCAAAAACCTTCAGCATAAAACGGGCTATTGAGCCAAATGCGATTTATAGTGCAGATAACATGGGCACTCATTGGCGCAACCTCGAAGAGTTGATGCACGACGGAAATGCCAACTGGTTGCATGTTTCCCTCAACGAATCGTTCGAAATCATAGACAGCACCTCGAACGGTTTGGCAACCTATTCCAAAGTGCTGTATGAAAGGGAAAAATTTGATTTCTATTCTTTTCGGATCACGCCATCCGGAATGCTGTACCTGTTGACACCCGAAGGGCTGAAAATATACGAAAGCCCCAACGCACTGCCGGAGACCATTTCGCTTCCCCTGAAAGTCGACCTCAGCGCCAGCATCCGCAAAAGACCCACCCTGTTTGGAAAAGGAGACAATGACCTGCTTATCGGTTGCAAGGAAGGGCTTCTGCATTTCAATAACATCAGCAAAGAGTTTGACCTCATCCAAATTGAAGTCGCCCATCTTGTCAATGCTTTTCCAACTTACCTGATTACAGAAGACCGGCTGGGTCGACCCATTTTCGTCTTTCAACGACAGGTGTACCGGCTTGAGCCCAACAATCAAGTGAGCTGGCTTTGGAAGAACCCCGGCAGCTTTGACATTTCGGCGCTATTCGTCGACCGCACCAACACCCTCTGGATCGGCATGGACGCCGACGGGCTGTACAAGGTAAACTTAGAGCTACCCGGATTCACCTCCTACCTCTATTCGGACAATTTTGTAACCGACGTTTTGGAGAGAGAGGTCAAGGTTAGCAAAGACCACGTGGCTTCGCTGGGCTATGACAAGGTAACACCCTACTATTTCAGATACTATTATCTTGATAGTGAAACCCTTGTTTTCGGAGTTGAAAACTCACCCAATACTCCAGGCATATTCAAGCTCAACGCCGGGTCAATAACTCCGTTTTACCATCCTAAATTTTTGCCCGACGCCTTCACCCTAAGTCCAGACAACGATTTATATCTTGTTGATTCAGTTGCTTCGATTTTTCATTTCAAGCCAGTGGATCAGTCGCTAACGAAACTCAAGTCCAATGTTCCCGACAGTGCCCATAATATTGTGGTAGACCTTCTGGCCGATGAGAAATTCCTGTGGGTTGGCACATCGATAGGTGGGATTTACCAGATAAGAAATGGGGAGGTAGTGCAGCACATCAAACCGAACGGGAAGCACTCTATCAATACAGTGAGATTTGATGAAAGAAATCCCGACTACTTGTGGATAGGAACATTGGGAGGGGGCCTGCTGAAATGGAGCAAATCTCAAAACAAATTACTGGCATCGTACACCACGAACAATGGCCTGCCCAACAATACGATCAACTGCATAGTGCCAGACAACCTGGGCAACATCTGGATGAGCACCAATATTGGCGTGAGCCGCTTCAATCCTGAGACAGAACGAATTACCAACTACACAAAGGCCGATGGATTGGTTGAAACAGAGTTTAACAGGCACCACCAAATGCTGCTACCCGATGGAAGAATTGCTATGGGGGGCACAAACGGCTATTCGGTATTTGATCCCAGGACATTCGTTGCCGACACCAGCAACACGCAGGTGATTCTCTCAGCGTTGTTCATCAACGATCAACCTGTCCTTGCAGGCAACCGCAGCCCTTTCAGTGCAGCTATGCTCGATGAACTCATTTTACCCTACGATAGCAATACCATCAGCTTTGAGTTTGCTCCGGTACAGTACAATTCACCCGAAAAAAACAGGCTGCGTTACCAGTTGGTAGGCTTTGACCAAAATTGGGTAGAAATTGGCAATGAGCGTAAGTTCAGGTTTGCCCAGCTACCTCACGGCAAATACACGTTGAGGGTGGTAAGCACCAATACCTCGGACATTTGGAGTGAGCATGTCAAAGAGGTAAAAGTCACCATACTTCCTCCTCCCTGGCGCACCTGGTGGGCTTATTTATCTTACGCCCTGCTTGCATTACTAATTATCAGGGCGATTTGGCAGGTGTACAAGAACAGGTTGCGGGAAAAGCAGGAGGCCGAATTCAACCTGAGGGAAGCGGCCAGGTTGCGGGAGATGGACGAACTAAAAACCCGATTCTTTTCTAATGTTACCCACGAATTTCGCACGCCCCTCACCCTCATCCTATCTCCTCTTGAAAAACAACTTGCTGACCCAGGCGTTTCGCCTTCGATAAAACCACTGCTCGATAATAACTATCGCCACGCACGCCAGCTACTCAACCTTGTCAACCAGCTGCTCGACATATCGAAGATTGAAGGCAAACAAATGCCCGTCAGCAACTCCACAGGAGACCTCAATCAGTTTGTGGAGGCCTGCGTCGGCGCATTCCATGCTGAAGCATTGTCGAAAGGCATCGACCTGACATTTAGGACGAGTGCAACCGAAGGTTATTTTCTTTTTGATAGCGGCAAATGGGAAAATATCATTTACAACCTGCTTGGCAATGCCATTAAGTTTATCAGCCCCGGTAAAAAAAACGCAAAAGTCATGCTCACACTTGGCCCTGCTTCACAGCAAGATTTCGTCGAGCTGTGCATCGAAGACACCGGACTTGGTATTGCGCATGATCAGCTTGACCACATATTTGAACGCTTCTATCAGGTGGATGGCTCCTCTACAAGACAGCACGAAGGCACAGGCATAGGTTTGGCGCTGGTGAAAGAGCTTGTGGATTTGTTGGAAGGAACCATCAAAGTAGAAAGCCAACTGGGCAAAGGAACAACTTTCACACTGGTATTACCTGCGCAAAAAATCAGCGAGTCAGCCCATCAGCTGCCCACAAATACGTCTCCCGTCAAAAAAGAAACGACTATGGCTGATAGTGGAGACCGAGAAGAGCCCGTCAGTATGCCTGTTTTACTTGTGGTAGAAGACAATGCCGAGCTCAGGTCGTTCATAAAAGAGGGCCTCTCAAGCCACGGACACATCCTTGAGGCAAGCAACGGCAAGTCGGCCTGGAACCTACTGATCAACGAGCTTCCTGATATTGTAATTTCAGACGTGATGATGCCTCAGATGAACGGGTTTGAGCTCTGTCAGCTTTCAAAACAAGACCCCCGCACGGCCCACATCAACTTCATACTGCTCACCGCCAAAGCATCACAATCGGCCAAGATTGAGGGCCTTGAATCTGGAGCGGATGAATACTTGACAAAGCCATTCAATATGCAGGAGTTGGAGTTGCGGGTAAAAAACTTGCTGCAGGAGCAAAGCAATTTGAGAAAGTACCTGCTGGACAAGGTATTTCCCAAGTCGCCTGAGAGCGGGGTCGACCATGTCGACGACGTTTTTGTCAAGCAGCTTCAAAAATCTCTGGACGAAAAGTTAGACGACACGTCGCTCAACGTCGAGGCATTGGCGGAAACTGTTTCGATGAGTAAAAGCTCACTCAATCGAAAGCTCAAAGCAATACTCAATATTTCCACAAAGGATTTCATCAAGCAATACCGATTGAAGAAAGCCACAACCCTACTGCTGGCGGGCCACCCAGTCAGCCAGGTGTCGTACATCGTTGGCTTTGACACCCCCTCCTACTTCGGTCAGTGTTTTAAGGAACAGTTTCATTTGACTCCCTCTGAGTTTGTAAAAGCTCATAACAAGCCAAAAATTGAGATAAATTGA
- a CDS encoding alpha/beta fold hydrolase — MNKDVLFIHGGGDVGYEADLKLVTSLQTELGASYKVHCPKMPSDEALPDFGWPQRIGKEMDTVDGDIILAGHSLGANADLQPTKKACLLRGEFVAHVRWYKSSYYFPDFSVDWHWAK, encoded by the coding sequence ATGAACAAGGATGTATTGTTTATTCACGGCGGAGGCGATGTAGGCTACGAAGCAGACCTAAAGTTAGTGACCTCTTTACAAACAGAATTGGGTGCTAGCTACAAGGTGCATTGTCCCAAAATGCCTTCAGATGAAGCCTTGCCGGATTTTGGATGGCCGCAACGGATTGGTAAGGAAATGGACACCGTCGACGGAGACATTATCTTGGCAGGGCACTCCCTGGGTGCTAATGCGGATCTTCAGCCGACTAAAAAGGCCTGTCTTCTAAGAGGGGAGTTTGTTGCTCATGTCCGCTGGTACAAAAGCAGCTACTATTTTCCTGACTTCTCCGTAGATTGGCATTGGGCAAAATGA
- a CDS encoding serine-rich family protein, with amino-acid sequence MKAFSQFLKVFVPLSILFAATSCEKEDPSIVPVLVTAEIKAITKTTAIAGGDVSSDGNEEITARGVVWSLAAGPDITLSTKTSEGGSIGSFTSELTELQPGTKYFVRAYATNSVGTAYGNEVTFETLPLQLSVIQTNEATNITFQSATLVGVISSAGVGEVTERGIVYGTTALPTTANAKVSAGTGIGEFSVELIGLEPETKYFARAYGINSDGTSYGSQVTFETSGLQSPTVTTGEATEISFYSARAVGTVTSEGTSPVTTRGFVYSTSPNSTTGTNLSVGNGTGSFTADLTGLEPDTKYYIKTFATSSHGTGYGTETSFTTKALVPVPESFSGNWYNVAGTWIWTIAENTTGKYIRTNNVFYYYQPSDVDFADNAYVINGTSSTGATKTAYLKQGADTNKITISTTSATSGFIEYGQVVGRTVKRVTHAAGSFQATTGTAWVEKNEAGTITFNFTEISRDDWSVYLRDNDGRGDLQIDVHFKKTFWTPTGGSKAELYPLTGMFNN; translated from the coding sequence ATGAAAGCTTTCTCTCAGTTTCTAAAGGTGTTTGTACCGCTCTCGATTTTGTTTGCAGCAACGAGCTGCGAAAAAGAGGATCCTTCGATAGTGCCAGTGTTGGTCACCGCAGAAATAAAAGCCATTACTAAAACCACTGCTATAGCTGGTGGCGATGTTTCGAGCGATGGCAACGAGGAAATTACTGCCCGGGGCGTCGTGTGGAGCCTCGCCGCAGGGCCAGATATAACCCTTTCTACAAAAACAAGTGAAGGCGGCAGTATTGGCTCCTTTACCTCCGAATTGACGGAGCTGCAACCAGGCACAAAATACTTTGTGCGGGCCTATGCCACAAATAGTGTAGGCACGGCTTATGGCAACGAGGTTACCTTTGAAACCCTGCCCCTGCAATTGTCAGTAATACAAACCAACGAAGCAACCAATATCACCTTTCAGTCCGCAACTCTGGTGGGAGTGATCTCCAGCGCAGGCGTTGGTGAAGTGACTGAACGTGGGATAGTGTATGGCACAACAGCACTCCCCACAACTGCCAACGCTAAGGTTTCAGCCGGCACGGGCATCGGCGAATTCTCTGTAGAACTGATCGGCCTGGAGCCCGAAACAAAGTACTTCGCAAGAGCATATGGCATCAATTCGGATGGTACCAGCTATGGCAGCCAGGTGACCTTCGAAACAAGTGGTTTGCAGTCCCCCACAGTCACCACAGGGGAGGCGACCGAGATCAGTTTCTACAGTGCCAGGGCCGTTGGCACAGTCACTTCCGAAGGAACAAGCCCAGTGACCACCCGAGGCTTTGTTTACAGCACCTCACCCAACTCCACAACAGGCACCAACCTAAGCGTTGGCAATGGAACGGGGAGCTTCACCGCCGACCTTACAGGTCTTGAACCAGACACGAAGTACTATATCAAGACATTTGCAACCAGCAGCCATGGTACTGGCTATGGCACCGAAACGTCGTTCACAACCAAAGCACTTGTGCCGGTGCCCGAATCCTTCTCAGGCAACTGGTACAACGTGGCAGGTACGTGGATATGGACCATTGCCGAAAACACCACCGGCAAATACATCCGAACCAACAATGTTTTCTACTACTACCAGCCTTCCGACGTTGACTTCGCCGACAATGCCTACGTGATCAATGGCACCTCCTCCACTGGCGCCACCAAAACAGCCTACCTGAAACAGGGAGCGGATACCAATAAAATCACCATTTCGACCACATCCGCAACTTCTGGTTTTATTGAATACGGTCAAGTGGTAGGGCGAACAGTAAAAAGGGTCACTCATGCGGCAGGGTCGTTCCAGGCCACTACCGGGACTGCCTGGGTTGAAAAAAATGAAGCCGGAACAATTACCTTTAACTTCACCGAGATATCAAGAGACGACTGGTCAGTGTACTTGCGGGACAACGACGGAAGAGGAGACCTGCAAATAGACGTACACTTTAAAAAGACTTTCTGGACGCCAACAGGTGGTTCAAAAGCTGAATTGTACCCTCTCACGGGCATGTTTAATAACTAG
- a CDS encoding MSMEG_1061 family FMN-dependent PPOX-type flavoprotein, with product MELTFEKVITTEQELRDIMGYPSEIVTRKTINYIDEHCRVFIEKSPFITIATSDLKGNLDVSPKGDPAGFVKILSDKMLAIPDRPGNHKADTLTNIIQNPNIGLIFLIPGIKETLRVNGEAKIVTDEKVLELLSCQGKKPGFAIIVTVKEAFMHCAKCIIRSNLWTTVDERQERSIATLGKALVDHGKLDISSEELDEMIKDDEKTNLY from the coding sequence ATGGAACTGACATTCGAAAAAGTGATTACTACCGAGCAGGAACTCCGTGACATCATGGGATACCCCAGCGAAATAGTGACTCGGAAAACAATCAACTATATCGACGAGCACTGCCGGGTTTTTATTGAAAAATCACCATTCATTACCATAGCCACCTCCGACTTGAAGGGTAATTTAGATGTCTCCCCAAAAGGCGACCCTGCTGGGTTTGTGAAAATATTGAGTGATAAAATGCTGGCTATTCCCGATCGACCAGGAAACCACAAAGCTGACACGTTGACCAACATCATTCAAAACCCCAACATAGGGTTGATCTTTCTGATTCCTGGCATCAAAGAAACCTTAAGAGTGAATGGAGAGGCTAAAATAGTAACTGACGAAAAGGTTTTAGAGCTCTTATCCTGCCAGGGTAAAAAACCGGGATTTGCAATCATTGTAACAGTGAAAGAGGCATTTATGCACTGCGCCAAATGTATCATCAGGTCTAACTTGTGGACGACCGTTGATGAAAGACAAGAACGCTCTATTGCCACCCTGGGCAAAGCCCTGGTTGACCATGGAAAACTTGATATCTCGTCCGAAGAACTGGATGAGATGATAAAAGACGATGAAAAGACTAATTTGTATTAG
- a CDS encoding DUF1801 domain-containing protein, whose translation MEKLFQYTGKDLQNITMDEWLTSKSLSLRPIASRWFDEIKNCGDDVQDIFHDGHPIGCVDHAPFAYVDAYSAHINVGFFYGAFLPDRFGLLEGSGKRMRHVKIRPNEPCNESAIAALIETAYEDIKRRLY comes from the coding sequence ATGGAAAAACTTTTTCAATACACCGGCAAAGACCTCCAGAATATCACGATGGACGAGTGGCTGACAAGCAAATCGCTTTCGCTGCGACCTATTGCCTCCAGATGGTTTGATGAAATCAAAAATTGTGGAGACGATGTGCAGGACATTTTTCACGATGGTCATCCAATAGGTTGTGTGGATCATGCGCCCTTCGCTTATGTTGATGCATACAGCGCTCACATAAACGTCGGTTTTTTTTACGGGGCTTTTTTGCCCGACAGATTTGGCTTGCTCGAAGGAAGCGGGAAGAGAATGCGGCACGTCAAAATAAGGCCCAACGAGCCCTGCAATGAATCAGCAATCGCCGCCCTAATTGAAACAGCGTATGAGGATATAAAAAGGCGGTTGTACTAA